A stretch of DNA from Solea solea chromosome 11, fSolSol10.1, whole genome shotgun sequence:
GAAATCAGGATTCCACATCACATGCAACAGGTTGCATGGTGGGAAATCCAGATATAGTAAGAGTTCAATGCTACAGTCGCAGCTCAGCTCACTGATGATGAAGAGACACTAAACTACCTGTGGCTGTTAAAGACTCACTGACACCTGTAAATAAGGACACGTGCGTCCAGACGAGAGGAGAACTGAACTCACCCGGGCTGTTCTGGAGGAGTACGGGTCCTCAAACAGGGCCCACATCTTCGGCTGCCAAACCTGACAGCAGCTCCTCGACCTGTCTGGACAGTCCTCGATACCGAAGCGCCTTGGCATCTCTCTGTCGTCGTCGGTGTCCTCCGGATCTGGCGGTTCAAATATATCCAGGGCCTCCTCCGCGTCCCGGTGCTGCCGGTAAGTCATCCAGCAGCACGGCTCCACGTCGGTCTCGTCTATCCCCCAAAACGCCAGCTCATCCTCGAAGAGTGGCCCGCACACGTCCGCCGGGCAGTGCAGCTTCCCGGTCCGGTAATAGTTGAGCACGTAGGCGAAGATGCCCGGGTGTCTGTCGAAGAAGAACTCGGTGTTGACACTCGAGGCAGCAGCGACCGAGTCGGTGCTGAGCTGCGGGTCTGGGTCAGCCAGCCAGGCCAGGCGGGTCCCCGGCAGCGTCCTGAGGGTGCTCTTGTAGGTTTCATGTCGAGTTCCACCCACGTTGATGATGATTTTGTCCGAGTCTTCCCCTCTGGCCATCTCCTCCTTCAGACATGATTTAGACGGAGGTTTGTTGCCTGACTTGCGCCCTCGGTAAGACGAAACACACACGGAGCTTATCATTGAGAAGCAGAGGTCTTATCCTCCGTTACAAACTGTTGTCCACTCAAagatcaaacaatgaaggtacAGTGGGCCCTCATGTCAGAGCCCAGTCCTCACAGTGGCCTCTGTGGCTCAtttatcaacaacaaaaaggagCCTGTGTTGGTCCAGACAGCGCTCAAGTGAGGCGctcaatgaaaaaaacaaaaaacacctgtTACAAAAACTAAGTCTGGTTCCGAAACAAATCACACAGCTGTGTTTCTAAATGTTGTCGGACAAACTGGACAAAGTGACTTCATCTGGTTCTCCCCAGATGTTTGACTCAGTCTATTCCCCGCACACGAACGCAAAGACGCTGCGAAGAAACAGGATGGATGATGATAATTAGCCAATTACGCACGGTAGTACGGGCCTGCGCAGCGTGAACACTGACCCCGGAGTGTAACGTGTCACTTATGTCACCGCTTTCTCATGAATATTATCAAAATTCTGCTACGTACAACAACTTTTTTTACCCCTTCCGCTCCACGCAGGACACAGAAGCAACAGAACGCGACCGCGCTCTAATTACGCGctgtaagaagaaaaaaagataacgCGGCACGGTTCGTCCTGATGAAAACGCTTATGGCTCGCGTGGCAGATGCGAGGTTGTTTGCCAGCTGGGGATCTGTTGCTCGTCCACAAGTATCCTCCTGTCTTCCCTTAGCGACACAGCCCAGTTGGGTGGTTCGTTCAACAACAGCCTCACCAGTTTAACTCTTTGGCTGCTGGAGGTTGTTGGCGCATCATCACTGAACCACTCCCTCAAATTAGACCGAGAGGATGGAGcgagtatatatgtgtatatttgagTGTGTGACAGCTGAGAATAATAAGACTGATTTtcattatgtatttgtttttcctctatACTAGTCTCGGTCTGCATTGCCACGAGAATTAGCTGGATTAAAATCCattaaaaactgtttaaaataacaCCCTCACGTGGTTACTGCATGGTTCTGGTTTGGTTGGGGGGTTTACAGGTGTTAATGATGGAATAACATAGACATGCAGTCTACCATATTACACTTCATATTAATGTCGTTCCACTGCATAAATACACAAATCACTGCAGACCACAGGTCAACTGGATGATGCGGTTGTggttttgtgtgcgtgtttgttattattatcattattgttgtcGTTAGTGTAAGTGTGATCCAACAGGTAGCTCAAACCTCTGATGTCACTGACATGGCTGAATGTTGCACCCTAGCGGATCTGTCAGTGAACaacatgttttaataataaGCCTCATGACTGAATAATACGATTTAGTTCAGCATGTGTCACAAATGATACAGTCATGAATTTACAATCTGTTTGAAAAGCAAAGTCTTGGTGAATAAGTtatatgaattaaaatgtctttttttttctttttattttaatcttctGCATGACTCAACTGAATTAAAGTTTAGAGGCACCATTAACATTTATTATAAAGTCTTAAAATCTTAAAGGCCCTCAATAACTTTCATGTGAAGACAGACATAAACCTGCCAAATTCTGGAGCAACTGTTgcatttaaaacttaaaaagacatttatttatagaaTATCCTGCCCTAGTGATGTTGCCTCCCTGTGCCTTtttgtgtgacctctgtgacctctgtgacctgaGACAGGTGACATTTCTACAAGGTTTGGCTCACTTCACCTCTcttgcatgtatccatatgatcactcaataaaatgtcattgttattgCTTctaaaaaactgtgataatcgtTAGGATCAGACCAATTCTGGCATCAGCTCCCTTTGTCCTAGGAAGCTGATGTAGAGAAGCtaattttcacttttatttgatctttatttgattcattgttgctttaaaaaaaaaaaaaacagaccagcCTCATAAAACCCTTCACAATGTGAGTTGTATTTTATCCTCTGCTCACCGCTCACATAATACAGGGCAAATATATCACAGACGTCAGCTGACTGCAGAGCCTTGTGCTAAAAATATCGTCATTAATCTGTCTACAGGTCGAGGTCCAGAGGTGTCAtattttttcttcctttgtgtCTTAGATTAGAAATGACTTgaagatatatttatttaattactgTTTACTTTGTAAGGAAAATGTCTTCCCATGTATGTAAATTCATATCCATATTCTTCATCACAAACGTTTTAAAACATCTCTCAACGTCTTCCTTCCCTGCAGTTTTTAGGGCAGAGTGCGGCTGACCTGGAACGTCCATATTACTCATGTAAGAATTAACAGAGTGTGATAGTCGCCAGTGAGACTGTTATAAAGTAATTAGATACTGCATAATGGTATTTTCCTCTGACAGTAATGAAAGTGTCACTGCTTCACTAATAAATGACCCATCAGCCCGTTAAGCCTGCAATCTGCCGTTATATCCTGTGTTAAATCTGATTATTCGAGCATCACAGGTATAATGTAACTGCAGTCACCGGTTTCTTTTTCTCACATATTCAAATTGACAACAATTGTATTATTAAGTTATTAgttatgattatatttaatcctatttatattaaatatagtCATTTATTGTTATCATTCACTGGTCAATGACCATCCTGCTCTATAACCTTTCTTTTCATACTCTCATGCTCAACACTGACCTTTATGTGGTAAGCGTATAACTCCAGTGAGTTCTTCGCTGCAATCATGTCCCTCTGCAGGTCAACCTCAGCCTTATACCTCTCCTGTACCATGTGATCAATCTCCTCTTGGCTAAGGTGTTATTTGTGATGGTAGGTTTGTTTTCCTTGCCAGTGCTTTTGACAACGTTGGCATCAATGTCGAAAAGTTACCTCCACCTGTTGTAGACCTCGGGGAGCAAGAGTTACACCCGTCAGCTCAAACCTCCCCAAGAGGTTGTTGTCCTTCATCATGGGTTTGCTTGGTAGGGGTGGTGGTGTTACATTTGAGTGGAGGTGCAATAACTCCACCAGCAGTTTCGATGCCTAGTGACAGGGGAACCACATCCAGTGGACATTCTCTGAGGTGTCACCCATGAGGACAGCAGCTTGGACTGCTGCACCACATGCCACAGCGTCATCTCAGTTGATGCTCTTATTCAGTTCTCTGCCATTAAAGAAATAGCACAAGAGCTTCTGGGTTTTGGGAATTCTTGTAGAGCGACCAACAAGGACAATTTCTTGGATCTTGCACTTCTCCATTTTGGCATCTTGTAGGGCTTTCTCAAATGGCTCAGAGTTGAGATACTCAAAGTGTGCCCTTGTAATGGAGGTGTAGAAGTCAACGCCCTTAAACACAGAGGGTCAGAGTCTCTCACAAAGCTGTACACAGTTCACTTACTGCTCTCTTATTTTGACTGACAtcccatttgttttcttttatatttctcTATAAAGCTATAAAGCTAAATCAAAGTCCTtctgcagtgtttctgttttgtgtgtctactcacataaagaagaaattaacGGCTCACAATGACTCATCTTAAATGCTATTGTTGgttgttatttacatttacagtctgtgcatagtaaAACATGATATATAGGACTTTTAGATTGTATCggagtttacatttttatctgtccgatatctgaACGAGTGATTTTTAACAATATCAGACCGATACCGAGTAATTACTGATAAAATATTTTAGTGGCAAAATTACAATTAAGAAAATTCTCACAGAAAAACATAATACTTTCTTCTATTCAAATAACAAACCACACACATTTGAGTGTTTTATAATTCTGAAGTTCGCTTCCAAGACATAATTTAGAACAGAACTGATGCATGAGTGaaatttaatgtaatatttaagGGACCAAGATTAGGTTAAAGCCCAAGGATGTATCCTTCACCATTCATCATTGTCACATTAAGAAGTCTGCACTAATGTTTCTATTAATAACCTTTTACAAGATAAATCTACAACTTGATAATCAGTTGCTACTTACTTCCAGCGATAAGTATCCGGGCAGAGATCGAGTGGTTTTCTTTGTGTCAGCTTTCACCTCAGTGTTGTTTGTCCTGAAATTCATGCTTGAACTGACGCAGGGCCTTTATTTATAAGCAATAATCCAGAATAATCCAGCAATAATGCCCCTGGCTAGCAACACAACTTCACATGTTGAAAGTCAATCATCTCTGTTAAAAGGACTTGCTTTATTGCTGATTGAATGCATTGGTTTACAAACACAGACTACACGTTTGTGGATCACATGGAATGTTCCAAATgaagacagtgacagtgaagtaGCTAACAGGAAGTCTAAACATAATGTATCTCATTCAGTAGTGATTCACTTGGTACCAGAAGCTGTGGAAGGAagactttaaaatgtactaGGAGCACGTTTATACAAAAGAGGAATGTACATTGAATAATTAAGGTCatgatattttgtttttgttgatgatttAAAAGGCACATTCATGCCACGTCCTTAAAGGGACCATCCAGTCAAAACACTCCTCAGTGAGCATTTTCATAAACAAATGGAAACTCAGTGAAGGAAGTAATAGCTCTTTCTAGAGAAGGAAATGTTTTGTTGAACCACGTCTCCTCGACGTCTTCTTACTTCCTTTTTAGGAATCCATATAGccttattgttatttttaacattgtATCTTAATTTGTTATCAGCACAGTAAACAtttctttgctgtgtttgttgagAAGACGCTCCGCGTGTTTCATACCAAGTCAAGAATTTGAAATGGGCTCCGAACCATTCACAGGCTATTATAATTTCTCAGAATCAAGCACACTGGactgtattatttatataacatgtaGTACTCTGTATTTCATCACTGGGTTTTGTTGCGATAAGGATGTCTGGATGTCACCTTTTAGGGCATGTATGCAGATACCAGTTAATTGcaaagtaaatatttttttaagtaatgtACATAGTCATAGTTTGTAATGGCTCAGCCTAAACTCTATAGTCAATGACATGAACTGATAAAATCTTAAAGCTAGACAGACTCATTATAAATGCTGTCTCATGGTCCATCTTACAGCCATTTTTGGCACTGTGTGGAAAAAAGGGTATACAAACGAATCAAAAATCTATTGACATGAACAGTAGCAATTCATTAAGTACATATACATGAAAACATGCAAGCAGGCTTTGTTTATCAGCACACgacaagtgatttaaaatgttagttggttatagatatatatacgtatatatattaAGTTTCTTGTACGTGTTACTCTTATGTTTCATATTTAACATTATGACTGAGGTGCTAGTAATAAGTTACATTCAGCATAAGTAAAATAATTCCTCCATTTGGTAgcaatttagaaaataaaatagatatCTCTGTTTATCCCAGGGCAACTGTGTTTTGAGGATCGTACGAGTGGACACTTTCCATTAATACCTGTGAAGAAAACACAGcgtaattatatattatatcacagTGAAACGTGTCGATGGATCATTTAAGACACACAACTATTACAAGACCTACCTGTAATAATTCGGTTTGAAGGGGCCATTTTTATTGAGGCCCATGTACTTGGCCTGCTCGTCAGTCAGCTCTGTCAGGTGGGCGTCAAAGTTGGGCAGGTGCAAACTTGCCACGTATTcatctgacagagagagagagagagagattgcagTCCATATTTTCATAAATAGCTTTGCTAAAATCGTGTAATTCTAAGGTCAAGTCACAAGGTGGCCACAACGAGTATAATACAGGTGACTTTCCTTCATCTTGAACCTATTTGCATCAATCAGATCTTACCCATCTTCTTGGGCAGGAGATACACATCCTGTTTGTAACGACCCTCTGGAGCATTGAATAACTCAATCAGGGCCAGAGCctacagagaacacacacacacacacacacacacacacactgtaacacctGGATATTAGAACTACATTTGACTTCAGAACAGATGGAAAACTGTCCTAAACTACCCGTAAAAGCAGGGTCAGATAGGGGATCGACAGCGGTGACAAATCTACTGACCTGAGTTGTGGCAGTGATGGACAACACAAACGTCGGCACTGTGGAGCAGCTCAAATTTAAAAGCCGACCCTGAcgtgagaaaaaagaaagaaatacaagcataaaaaaatgacactgtacaacataaacatttaagATGATGGTAAAATAATGCAGCACAGTGTGTACGGTCACTGTTGCACGAGTCCTTTTAATACTTTGATGTTTACTGAGGTTAAAGTGCTCCAAGAGAGAAATCTTAATATCAGGATTTTACCTGGAGTAAAACACCACAAATTTCCACGatagtaaaatataataaaaacatttttatccaaTACAGCACAATACAACTTTATCaataaagcactttgaaaacaacacagttggCCAAAGTGCTCTACACAGCAAACAATAAAAGACAggaaaacaatataaaacagtaaaaacccAACGTCTTAAACTGAGtttaaaagccaaagagaaaaaatgtgttgtaagagaggacttaaaaacaggaagtgagtcttCCTGTTCGTGGTGAGCAAAGGCAACCCCCAGTCCACAGTTTCCACTGAAAATGCGCGGTCACCTCTGAGTTTCCTCTTAGTCTTAGGGACGACTAACAGTGACTGATCTGCCGACCTGAGAGAGCGTGAGGGAGCGTGAGGGAGCGTGAGGGAGCATGAGGGAGCGTACGACTGAAGCAGGTCAGGCAGATACTGTGGGGGAAAGACCATGAAGACATTTAGTGTTGGTGGTGTTATTATATTTGGTCTTAGTGAACCTAAGCATCTTAGTAATGCTGCATCCTGGATGTGAAACTGGGCTCTAACATGCATTGCTGTCAAACCTGACTCAGGATTAGAATTAGAATTGGTCATTTtggcacacacaccaattagtgacagtgaatttaacccatccttattacacaccagtagtaaacacacacatgtcatgACAGTGGAGTTCACTGATACCAACACTTAGTGGGTGCTTCttagtgttttcagtcatacgcCAAACTGTTTACAGCTGTCTCACTTCACAATACACTgtcgctctgtctgtctgtcttgacataaaatgaataatgtaATGACGAAACAGTCCAAATTCCAGGCAGACTTAATGGCCACTCCTATATGATCAGCAAACCCCATGCAGCTGCACTTACAGAGACTCAGCCACTCCCATCCGCCGTCACCATACCAAATACAATGACATGATAATCAGAATTAATGATCAGAATGGCTCCTGCAAAtaatttcctgtgtgcagcatgggaatgtcgCAGAGCGACAGATCTAAAGACAGCGTCACGTGGAGTTGATAGTATTAATTAAGAGTAAAGGTACAGTACCTCTGCCAACAGGACAACCCTCTTTCCATCAGGCCAGATGATGTGGTCAACCTGAGAGCGAACCCTCTCCCAGGTCAGTTCAGGGCTGCGCAGACTCGCCTGCAGACAAAAACAGTCAGTCCTACACTTTGAATGTGAGAGGAGTGACTTTGTTCAACAGAGGTGGTCATATatgtccatttaaaaacaatgactaAAGCATAAAGTGATATTAAGATGAACGGCATGACTCTCTCGATCTATAGTAGCAGCACATTTCAGTATATTCATTTGAATAAAGGGATCACCCAGCCTCTTCCCTCACAGATATAGGAACTGAATATTGCGCTTGTttattgccatgggaataatgttgtcgagtcaaagttatgattcattttttagtagttatatacagtaaagtagctgtgcagaagtcacaaaatagacagtttttttccttttctttttgctcttaaaaaaaaacgagccaagcgaactttaaactgtgacgtatttccaaatttcacaaattcaatccgattttaaacattttgaatgctttttgctcaggtgtgtttatataattggtgaaaattaaattttttttatcagattgtctaggttgtgctgaaaaaaaggatataagacactcttacagcctgtatatactgtacgtttgaACATAGTAATgcaaaaagcagcctaaatgctctgagttctaagggttaattaagagaatgttaaataaaaaaaagatgtcaatTGAAAGGCtttatgatttctttcttttttttctgatactGGTCTGCTCCTCAGCTGCAGAATTGAATAAAGCATTTCCATGTGCACATACTGCATATCTAAAATGCTCACACGTATACAGTTACATAGATTTATTACCACATCAATCTCAGTATTGGAATGTCCCATATTGCAGACAATGCAGCCATTCTTCATTCGGTCAAGTTGTTCCCTGGTAACAACATTCTTGTTGCCTGTatttggaaggaaaaaaaaaaatgctgagtcACTGAAGGGGGAGAAATCCAGAGCATAAAAATCATGTCTGTTACAACAAAGAATGAAAAGTTGTGTTGTGAGCCTGAGCGCTCAAATGGACAACTTAAATGAGATGTGCATATGCATGCTGGAAAAAATTGCAATGGTCACAGCAGAAGTAATAGCAGTCACTGCAAGGTGCAGCATACCAGTGCAAGTTATCACCACGTCCATCTGCCGAATGACCTCACTAAGCTTGACCACTCTGAAGCCGTCCATGCTGTGTGGACACACAAGAAGAaaagtcttttttgttttagttgcaccagcactaacacagtgtaaacacatgGTTTTGGTCACCTGCAACGCAGCTAATCTGACGCACAGCACAGTGACAGACATGCAACAGTGATGGCGTCGTGTCAGGTTATGGTTAGTGACTCACCAGGCCTGCAGGGCACAGATGGGGTCAATTTCAGTGATGCACACAATGGCTCCAAGGGCTTTTAGAGCAGTGCAGCAGCCCTTCCCAACCTACAGCAAACACAATGATACAGTCGTTTGTTAACAtaatacatgcacacaaaaaaaaaagagagttgcTGCAGCACTGACAATACAATCAATTTATTTGAAGTATTATATCAAACAATTCTTCACCTCTCCATAACCACAAACAACGACTTGCTTGCCTCCAAACATTATATCTGTGGTCCTCTTCAAGCTGACggacacaaacaaaatgactctttaattaaatacaaatcAAATACATACttgtatatataaacaaatgcatGTACAGCAAACGCAGCATGATTGCAAAATGGCCTTGCTCTTTGCTCACCCATCCAGGATGGATTCGCGGCAGCAGTAAAGGTTGTCAAATTTCTGCTTGGTGACTGAGTCATTCACATTCATGGCAGGGACACACAGCTTTCCTGCCTTTGACAATTGGTACAACCTGGGAGGACACACCGGGAAACATGTTCAGGcagatatgcacacacacacacacacacacacataacacccAGACGTCCACTCACAGACTTGTGTGTGATCTTACACTTTCCAGAGCGCCTGGTTAATTGATTCCACCGAGAGCTGAACATGCACCGCTGCTGTGAGCTGTGGTCCAGCTCTGTCGTGTTTCTCAAATAGTCTCCAGCCAAATCAGGCCAGTGACCTTTTTAATATGTAGAGTCGGAGAGTGTATtctagagatgtaacgatatgaaaatttcatatcacggttatcgtgaccaaaattatcacggttatcaatattatcacggtattgttagatgtgttcaaaatgttccaaaagtactgaacacacacactgaaatcttttaaccaagttttatttaaaaaaagatattttatattatatgattattattatcattattattattattattattattattaataataattatcatctgactgactgacacacacacacacacacaggtcctcactctgtgtcggataataattaagtagcagcggtcgtacacagcataaaaataaaataaaaaaacacagaaacaaacacattttggtctgctacggtacctgtcgtctgcacactactcgctttcgcgagacaaaccatgacgtttcccactattccgaaatcccgtttttgttgatttacccgctgaaaagttgtgtgtggtggtcacggagatggctcatcatattggaagtgccttcgcgccgcgaagttcgcggagattttttttttgcattttctgcacaaggattgattgtcttcaattattttactctcaacatcctttaaaaatacaaaatatgcccagatttctgatcttacggggggtaatctctggagcgcaggtggcttcagccgtgttgtcgctggacagacagtgcaaactgcgcatgcgcgcccgcttgagcgagtgccgttcaggtgctgctgcttctccaggaaatgagcagtatcactgtgagtttttcggtaatcagttgcggtaatcaatcacggttttaacgataattaaaatttgaaacggtatgataaccgtcgggaattttaccgcggtttatcgtcataccggtaatcgttacatccctagtgTATTCATAATAACGTGATTCAAACAACTGCCTTTGAGACATTTTGTGCTcacacagtatttatttttccttggaAACTGCTTTCTTGCTGCTCGGGTCTATTCAGAGGACAGAATAATGCAAACACTTCAAACGCgttggtatttattttttataagaAGCTGCTTTCATTGGGAACGGTGTTGCTTGATGCCCAAGTCTATTTAGAggacaacaaaaaaatgcaaacaattCAAAAGCATTGTAAAAGCACCTTAGTGTTTCAGGAGTGTGCTTTTGCTgaggataaaaataaaagctgcaaaAATGTTAATATGTCAAGTGGAAAAATAGAAACACtatgtaaacaaatgtaatgaTGGAAGAGTTGCATTATTTTGGCCATTTTAT
This window harbors:
- the hspa1b gene encoding LOW QUALITY PROTEIN: heat shock 70 kDa protein-like (The sequence of the model RefSeq protein was modified relative to this genomic sequence to represent the inferred CDS: inserted 4 bases in 3 codons; deleted 2 bases in 2 codons; substituted 2 bases at 2 genomic stop codons), whose amino-acid sequence is MNFRTNNTEVKADTKKTTRSLPGYLSLERNIKENKWDVSQNKRAVSELCTACERLXPSVFKGVDFYTSITRAHFEYLNSEPFEKALQDAKMEKCKIQEIVLVGRSTRIPKTQKLLCYFFNGRELNKSINXDDAVACGAAVQAAVLMGDTSENVXLDVVPLSLGIETAGGVIAPPLKCNTTTPTKQTXMMKDNNLLGRFELTGVTLAPRGLQQVEVTFDIDANVVKSTGKENKPTITNNXLSQEEIDHMVQERYKAEVDLQRDMIAAKNSLELYAYHIKVSVEHESMKRKVIEQDGH
- the ahcyl1 gene encoding S-adenosylhomocysteine hydrolase-like protein 1 isoform X3; translation: MAHKHGHGRDRIQFANAEDKQEFSKYPTKAGRRSLSRSMSQSSTDSYSSAASYTDSSDDETSPRDKAQVNTLGSSDFCVKNIKQAEFGRREIEIAEQDMSALISLRKRAQGEKPLAGAKIVGCTHITAQTAVLLETLVALGAQCRWTACNIYSTQNEVAAALAEIGVPVFAWKGESEDDFWWCIDRCVNTEGWQANMILDDGGDLTHWVYKKYPSVFKKVRGIVEESVTGVHRLYQLSKAGKLCVPAMNVNDSVTKQKFDNLYCCRESILDGLKRTTDIMFGGKQVVVCGYGEVGKGCCTALKALGAIVCITEIDPICALQACMDGFRVVKLSEVIRQMDVVITCTGNKNVVTREQLDRMKNGCIVCNMGHSNTEIDVASLRSPELTWERVRSQVDHIIWPDGKRVVLLAEGRLLNLSCSTVPTFVLSITATTQALALIELFNAPEGRYKQDVYLLPKKMDEYVASLHLPNFDAHLTELTDEQAKYMGLNKNGPFKPNYYRY